One stretch of Leishmania infantum JPCM5 genome chromosome 24 DNA includes these proteins:
- a CDS encoding fatty acid transporter protein-like protein, with translation MSTVNTEGMLEWCLGIQYALRTIGAYLQLGFSLGAVQARHACVPYQLVAYKATCAWRYNIAAPEDGPIYLEGPDAESSTQTSTGQTTKRIAPLCAQASGAVDPVLFLAELLAKFDSLAAITHGEAVDVRLLQRFMHQDILVCKQRHAQIAAGVAVPSKSSHASEESIVFRLSETDATYASVVAAGHPTTITYRDLVILITLLSEAIAWDLLWIHEGQDRQRAQQQSKIADAAPAAPVLPPPPRPTEADCLALMLPNSVEYNAVWMAAARSGPLHTLLDVLYRNSNSEQPKTERGTYRPCRTALLNTNLASNTMLYHAMECSGSVMIVMDVAYVPLLFCSRTSDDADAEGVTSKLELHVPPHVKRIYLWRSTNAAGQPVSSAMTTEMEELLRAFNASAYGDAKSLKAANPSAGDSFVAPPSTPPLDLYDVVKPFLLRAQANPDFTVGEMRHTYLISSPRVRLLMHVILSRPPPSWKSMLALGKPSSAKNGGAEPYATAAGSVKSRKQLQHYKTKMVSILSRLLRRFHHTQPILFIYTSGTSGLPKAARFSHLRFFATGFLSRVLYYRDKIAETVVQQMNEVDYVAAHPAAAGAASAPGLPQQQQQSSSSPHTSLTQLHASGKRETPEEKTDKVGMPSVASSIQYHCPTVPHVFGIESLDFTCRERNIVEAALFALWSASLWCLRLFAAVLGLEYFVASAVEQRLYTPAQLAAIENERRLITLYNCLPMCHTVGSVFCLGHLLHALEEQQHAWAQIRRCAPRHTRLAATVPTVRMIIRTKFSASQFRKDLQRYHVTVVQYIGEVLRYAVLYERSHSPVQAAPPSSGATAETAATTTEMDALAVLNRTAWRVPYAFGNGLRQDIWLECMRRLNIAHPVEFYSSTEGNIFLLNLFGMPGIVGHIPRFPRPIEWLSMQYIPLFPFRVLRFNEETQQVYRDPKTGYCSHCDVGEVGEVVGEVIEGFDVFALRRFDGYHKAHHAAAAADGASIGNSSGGTKAKSTAPADQEEDEAARESKVARHVLWPHHNDCYFLSGDLIRMDRFGFCTFVDRIGDTFRWKGENVSTLEVSNALNSIHTTRVGVQEAVVYGVELPGREGRAGMAMLSLQPRHLRSSSDGCSSTSPSSPSSRLPAPSRPQSLTLAEERRFLQDDLYGFLTGKVRRNGDGTENQAMLPASAIPLFLRMHDLVAGDSQDGDNGVISSEVRLNKHAVAEDATQTSTFKYKKGILINQGYEFDGSSTTCAEVPASAWGNSVTGDDDATTTPYVRVYVLVSNQAALKELALPPVGSKGASGAPHATGYVPLTTATRAILGANMEKCGW, from the coding sequence ATGTCGACCGTCAACACAGAGGGCATGCTAGAGTGGTGCTTGGGTATCCAGTACGCCCTGCGCACCATTGGCGCGTACCTTCAGCTCGGCTTTTCCCTCGGGGCGGTGCAGGCACGCCACGCCTGCGTGCCGTACCAGCTCGTCGCGTACAAGGcgacgtgtgcgtggcgctACAACATCGCCGCACCAGAGGACGGACCGATCTACCTCGAGGGGCCCGACGCCGAGAGCTCGACACAGACGTCGACTGGTCAAACTACCAAAAGAATCGCCCCGCTGTGCGCGCAggcgagcggcgccgtcgacccAGTACTTTTCCTGGCAGAGCTGCTGGCCAAGTTCGACTCActcgccgccatcacacACGGCGAGGCGGTCGACGTGCGGCTGCTCCAGCGATTCATGCATCAGGACATTCTTGTTTGTaagcagcgccacgcgcagatcgccgccggcgtggcggTTCCGAGTAAGAGCAGCCACGCTAGTGAGGAGAGCATTGTCTTTCGTCTTTCCGAGACCGACGCCACGTATGCCTCGGTGGTGGCAGCCGGGCACCCAACCACCATCACGTACCGCGACTTGGTTATCCTCATAACGCTGCTCAGTGAGGCCATCGCGTGGGACCTCCTGTGGATCCACGAAGGACAAGACCGACAAAGGGCACAACAGCAGTCAAAGATagccgacgccgcgccagcagcaccggtgctgccgccgccgccgcgcccgaCTGAGGCGGACTGTCTCGCGCTCATGCTGCCCAACTCGGTGGAATACAACGCGGTGTGGATGGCCGCAGCGCGGAGTGGGCCGCTGCACACCCTCCTCGACGTTCTCTAccgcaacagcaacagcgagCAGCCCAAGACAGAGCGTGGCACCTACCGCCCTTGCCGGACTGCGCTGCTGAACACGAATCTGGCGAGCAACACCATGCTCTACCACGCGATGGAGTGCTCGGGAAGCGTCATGATAGTGATGGACGTCGCCTACgtgcctcttctcttctgcaGCCGAACGAgtgacgacgccgacgccgagggCGTGACGTCAAAACTCGAGCTGCACGTGCCGCCTCATGTGAAGCGCATCTACCTCTGGCGCAGCACCAACGCTGCGGGGCAGCCCGTATCCAGTGCCATGACAACGGAAATGGAGGAGCTTCTGCGGGCCTTTAACGCAAGCGCCTACGGCGACGCCAAGTCGCTGAAGGCAGCGAACCCGTCTGCCGGCGACAGTTTTGTGGCCCCGCCatccacgccgccgctggatCTCTACGACGTGGTGAAGCCTTTCTTGTTGCGCGCGCAAGCCAACCCGGACTTCACGGTAGGCGAGATGCGCCATACCTACCTCATCAGCAGCCCGCGCGTGCGCCTACTCATGCACGTCATCCTTTcccgcccgccgccgtcgtggaaGTCGATGCTGGCCCTGGGCAAACCTTCCTCCGCCAAGAATGGCGGTGCGGAGCCGTACGCGACAGCCGCCGGCTCAGTCAAAAGTCgaaagcagctgcagcactaCAAGACCAAGATGGTCTCCATCCTTTCTCGCCTGCTTCGCCGGTTCCACCACACGCAGCCGATCCTCTTTATCTACACCTCCGGCACATCGGGCTTGCCCAAGGCCGCACGGTTCAGCCACCTGCGCTTCTTCGCGACCGGCTTCCTCTCCCGCGTCTTGTACTACCGTGATAAGATTGCCGAGACCGTTGTGCAGCAGATGAACGAGGTCGACTACGTGGCCGCGCAcccggcagcagctggagcagcgtcagcaccTGGGCTgccacaacagcagcagcagtcttcctcttctcctcaCACCTCCCTCACACAGCTGCACGCGTCCGGCAAGCGGGAAACACCAGAAGAAAAGACGGACAAGGTTGGCATGCCTAGCGTCGCGAGCAGCATCCAATACCACTGCCCGACTGTGCCGCACGTATTCGGCATCGAGTCCCTGGACTTCACGTGCCGCGAGCGCAACATCGTCGAGGCAGCCCTTTTTGCCCTCTGGAGCGCCTCCCTGTGGTGCCTTCGCCTCTTCGCGGCAGTCCTCGGGCTGGAATActtcgtcgcctccgcggtggagcagcggctctacacgccggcgcagctcgccgccatcgagAACGAGCGCCGCCTCATCACATTGTATAACTGCCTGCCCATGTGTCATACCGTCGGCAGCGTCTTCTGCCTTGGCCATCTCTTGCACGCAttggaggagcagcagcatgcctGGGCACAAATACGCCGttgtgcgccgcgccacacccgcctcgccgccaccgtgcccACCGTGCGCATGATTATCCGCACCAAGTTCAGCGCCTCGCAGTTCCGCAAGGACCTGCAGCGCTACCACGTCACGGTTGTCCAGTACATCGGCGAGGTCTTGCGGTACGCTGTGCTGTACGAGCGCAGCCACTCCCCCGTCCaggccgcgccgccctcctctggcgcgacggcggagacggcggcgacgacgacggagaTGGATGCATTGGCGGTGCTGAACCGCACGGCATGGCGGGTGCCGTACGCCTTCGGCAATGGACTGCGCCAGGACATCTGGCTCGAGTGCATGCGTCGCCTGAACATCGCGCACCCGGTTGAGTTCTACAGCTCCACCGAGGGCAACATTTTTCTCTTGAACCTGTTTGGCATGCCGGGCATCGTGGGACACATCCCGCGCTTCCCGCGCCCGATCGAGTGGCTCAGTATGCAGTACATCCCCCTCTTCCCATTCCGTGTGTTGCGGTTCAATGAGGAGACGCAACAGGTATACCGCGACCCCAAGACGGGGTACTGCTCGCACTGCGACGTCGGCGAGGTGGGCGAGGTGGTGGGCGAGGTGATCGAGGGCTTCGACGTGTTCGCGCTCCGCCGCTTTGATGGATACCACAAGGCCcaccacgccgctgctgctgccgacggcgcctccatcggcaacagcagcggcggcacgaaGGCGAAGTCGACGGCGCCAGCCGACCAGGAAGAGGATGAGGCGGCTCGGGAGAGCAAGGTCGCTCGCCATGTGCTGTGGCCGCATCACAACGACTGCTACTTCCTCTCTGGCGACCTCATTCGAATGGACCGCTTCGGCTTCTGCACATTCGTCGACCGCATCGGTGACACCTTCCGCTGGAAGGGTGAGAACGTCAGCACGCTTGAGGTGTCCAACGCCCTCAACTCCATCCACACAACGCGCGTCGGGGTACAGGAAGCCGTCGTGTACGGTGTGGAGCTGCCAGGGCGTGAGGGGCGAGCTGGTATGGCCATGCTGAgcctgcagccgcggcacctgCGCTCGTCCTCGGACGgttgcagcagcacgagccCCAGCTCGCCGTCGTCCCGGTTGCCGGCCCCGTCGCGGCCACAGTCCCTCACCCTCGCCGAGGAGCGTCGCTTTCTCCAGGATGACCTGTACGGATTTCTCACTGGCAAAGTGCGGCGCAACGGTGATGGGACGGAGAATCAGGCGATGCTTCCGGCCTCCGCGATTCCGCTATTTCTGCGCATGCATGATCTGGTGGCGGGCGACAGCCAAGACGGTGACAACGGGGTCATCTCCTCCGAGGTGCGGTTGAACAAGCACGCTGTGGCCGAGGACGCCACACAGACGTCTACGTTCAAGTACAAGAAAGGCATCCTCATCAATCAGGGCTATGAGTTCGACGGGAGCTCGACGACTTGCGCGGAGGTGCCAGCAAGTGCGTGGGGCAACAGTGTCactggcgacgacgacgcgacgacgacgccgtacGTGCGCGTCTACGTACTTGTGTCCAAtcaggcggcgctgaaggagttGGCGTTGCCGCCGGTGGGCTCGAAGggtgccagcggcgccccACACGCCACCGGCTACGTCCCGCTAACAACCGCGACTCGTGCCATTCTCGGCGCGAACATGGAAAAGTGCGGCTGGTAA
- a CDS encoding putative short chain dehydrogenase/reductase, translated as MFHFGLRGRLVAMSAASVAAPLNITARRLLFSSGNASSSSAASVTGTRRSSAGAARAPLSSSFTSAPSAGRHKAVKSMLPPAASAAADSIHKFSDNKAEASAYVCGADDVPSYSSASHMSYLMLHSRRLWLPLVLYACYYALSAYLNPVQAGLYATASVVAQRLSVHGRRNKVHKDMTGYTCVVTGGTSGIGLYTAMQLLDMGAHVIIAAPSGKEKETMDFLQRNCLVGAPAATATVASSSASPECEPLENRVTFIAMDYMDQLEVMAAAARIKALTHDRIDLLVNCAGVWKEEPTVTKQKFEEHIGVNFLGPFHFTEALLPSLRKSSRRCGRIVYVTCASHNGVSRGNVVRERMMLLPGPNELQITARCYSASKLGNIYHAQSIANRRYEGIPLNRQSDLHPVDVCCADPGFCFTSLQQANVNPFLGNSIVARTLRSLWIKDAYEGSQTVVNCCVRDTIENGGYYAECALMPSGLSKRAKDPKSRDDVVHWAMAKTIAKYYTVQPE; from the coding sequence ATGTTTCACTTCGGTCTTAGAGGCCGCCTTGTGGCGATGTCGGCAGCCTCGGTCGCTGCCCCGTTAAATATCACGGCGCGCCGtctgctcttctcttccGGCAATGCGTCTTCATCATCAGCGGCCTCGGTGACTGGCACACGTAGGTCCTCCGcaggcgccgcacgcgcacctctctcttcctcattCACGTCCGCTCCGTCAGCAGGAAGGCACAAGGCCGTCAAGTCAATGTtgccgccggcagcatcagcagcagcagacagcATCCACAAGTTCAGCGACAACAAGGCAGAAGCCTCCGCGTACGTTtgcggcgctgacgacgtTCCTTCGTACTCCAGTGCTTCGCACATGAGCTACCTCATgctgcacagccgccgcctctggcTGCCTCTGGTGCTCTACGCCTGCTACTACGCACTGTCGGCGTACCTCAACCCAGTGCAGGCGGGTCTTTACGCGACGGCCAGTGTTGTGGCGCAGCGACTAAGCGTACACGGACGCAGAAACAAGGTTCACAAGGACATGACCGGCTACACGTGCGTCGTGACAGGCGGCACGAGCGGCATTGGCCTCTACACGGCGATGCAACTGCTGGATATGGGCGCCCACGTCATAATCGCTGCGCCTTcaggaaaggagaaggagacgATGGATTTCCTACAGCGAAACTGCCTCGTTGGTGCGCCGGCTGCAACCGCGACGGtcgcgtcctcctccgcttcaCCTGAGTGTGAGCCTCTCGAGAACCGCGTCACCTTCATCGCCATGGACTACATGGACCAGCTGGAGGTGatggcagctgccgcgcgcatCAAGGCCCTCACGCACGACCGCATCGACCTCCTCGTGAACTGCGCGGGTGTGTGGAAGGAGGAGCCGACCGTGACGAAGCAGAAGTTTGAGGAGCACATCGGCGTCAACTTCCTCGGGCCGTTCCACTTCAccgaggcgctgctcccGTCCCTGCGCAAGTCATCGCGTAGGTGCGGCCGCATCGTGTACGTCACGTGCGCCTCACACAACGGCGTCTCCAGAGGGAACGTGGTGCGTGAGCGcatgatgctgctgccggggCCGAACGAGTTGCAGATCACCGCGCGTTGCTACAGTGCGTCGAAGCTCGGCAACATTTACCATGCTCAGTCCATTGCGAACCGCCGCTATGAAGGCATCCCGCTGAACCGCCAGAGCGATCTGCACCCCGTCGATGTATGCTGCGCCGACCCGGGCTTCTGCTTCACCTCACTGCAGCAAGCAAATGTGAACCCGTTTCTCGGCAACAGCATCGTCGCCCGCACGCTTCGGTCTCTGTGGATCAAGGATGCGTACGAGGGTAGCCAAACTGTTGTGAACTGCTGCGTACGCGACACTATCGAGAACGGCGGCTACTACGCCGAGTGTGCGCTGATGCCAAGTGGGCTCAGCAAGCGCGCGAAAGACCCAAAGAGCCGCGACGATGTAGTGCACTGGGCTATGGCGAAGACGATTGCCAAGTACTACACTGTACAACCGGAGTAA
- a CDS encoding putative short chain dehydrogenase/reductase, translating into MASPPSAPSAPSAVSKAASDDIVAATTASGSGEAAQRVKLRSARPSPRSISHVKQKPLFPGMFRHVSMFEGEHVYHYGRHTFTIMRDSAVMGIIPAGCILGYIVTHMPSGPVIPFEVQCLFMAALFVLSRLMAAGRRNRCTKDLTGRHVVLTGGTSGIGKATAAQLAKMGADITIIAKDSPHAAEALLYVRSHAKNSVDQQIHLQPLNLDDFIAVREYCKRARHSNRSIDILVNAAGVLQEKYVTTRFGDDMQLAINFLGPYLLTEGLLPLVEAAHGRIVYVACSAHVGVKGNVVQTYLSGRGVWSPRVADKFDGLEQYGFTKLGNIFHAQQLALRSYPKPAKSSVSSRLTLQQQVIGTRGGHKQPASRRSGYAAAVEVAAASQASGTEAAGATATVNIEPRFTCCACSPGGVITNLYRSTPFSGTFVYLYYLYILVMRTAWEGSQTVVNCCVRDDFKNGGYYMNTRYQPAGLSKTACNVAERDQVMTWVHNKMKPYMKWE; encoded by the coding sequence ATGGCCTCCCCTccatcggcgccgtcagCTCCGTCCGCTGTCTCGAAGGCAGCATCAGACGACATCGTGGCGGCAACCACAGCAAGCGGCTCtggggaggcggcgcagcgagtCAAACTGCGCTCTGCACGTCCGTCACCGCGCTCGATCTCGCATGTGAAGCAGAAGCCGCTCTTCCCGGGCATGTTCCGCCACGTCTCAATGTTCGAGGGCGAACACGTCTACCACTATGGCCGCCACACTTTCACCATCATGCGGGACAGTGCGGTCATGGGTATAATACCGGCAGGCTGTATCCTGGGCTACATTGTTACCCACATGCCCTCGGGGCCGGTGATTCCGTTTGAGGTGCAGTGCTTGTTCATGGCCGCCTTGTTCGTGCTGTCGCGCCTCATGGCAGCCGGCAGGCGCAACCGATGCACCAAGGACCTGACTGGTCGGCATGTTGTCCTCaccggcggcaccagcggcatcGGGAaggccaccgcggcgcagctggcaaAGATGGGGGCGGACATCACGATTATAGCCAAGGACTCGCCGcacgccgcggaggcgctcTTGTACGTGCGCAGCCACGCCAAGAACAGCGTCGATCAGCAAATCCACCTGCAGCCGCTGAACCTCGACGACTTCATCGCGGTGCGGGAGTACTgcaagcgcgcgcggcacAGCAACCGTTCCATCGACATACTAGTGAACGCGGCGGGAGTGCTGCAGGAAAAGTACGTGACGACCCGCTTTGGCGATGACATGCAGCTGGCCATCAACTTCCTTGGCCCGTATCTACTCACCGAGGGCCTGCTCCCGctcgtggaggcggcgcacggcCGCATCGTCTACGTCGCATGCAGTGCGCACGTGGGCGTGAAGGGGAACGTCGTGCAGACGTACCTCAGTGGGCGTGGCGTATGGTCACCGCGAGTCGCAGACAAGTTCGACGGCTTGGAGCAGTACGGCTTCACAAAGCTCGGCAACATCTTCCACGCCCAGCAGCTGGCCCTCCGCTCCTACCCGAAGCCGGCGAAGAGTAGCGTGTCCTCGAGGCTgacgctccagcagcaggtaATCGGGACTCGTGGTGGGCACAAGCAGCCTGCGTCGCGCAGGTCCGGAtatgccgccgctgttgaAGTCGCTGCAGCTTCACAGGCCAGCGGCACTGAagctgccggcgccacgGCAACCGTAAACATCGAGCCACGATTCACttgctgcgcctgctcacCAGGGGGCGTCATCACAAACCTGTACCGTAGCACCCCGTTCTCCGGCACCTTCGTGTATCTCTACTACCTCTACATCCTTGTAATGCGCACCGCGTGGGAGGGGAGTCAGACGGTAGTGAACTGCTGCGTGCGGGACGACTTCAAGAACGGCGGGTATTACATGAACACGCGCTATCAGCCAGCCGGACTGTCCAAGACGGCCTGCAACGTGGCGGAGCGCGATCAGGTGATGACGTGGGTACACAACAAGATGAAGCCGTACATGAAGTGGGAATAG
- a CDS encoding putative lysophospholipase, with amino-acid sequence MTVPIDQLTNAQIKEELRTLYAVTDFADCIEHGDLQKKLQAIRDSTPITHGLRYGTLLEIGNKSPTGVVTLVHGLGDSAYGWESVGHELLRRLPHLLFLLPTAPSRSVTINGGMSMPAWYDIIDMCNSGLLSGRQDVASVRQSCDYVRSIAHVATKKYGIAPQRVVYSGFSQGAAVSLCTGLTAHIAPAGIACMSGYLAACTDVLPRIVQKAVPITMFHGRQDPVVPISAAKETKEILEKDGGVAPISFLEYDMDHSTLPQEINDLTSFLSRVLPEKF; translated from the coding sequence CAGATtaaggaggagctgcgcacgctGTACGCCGTCACCGACTTCGCCGACTGCATCGAGCACGGCGATCTCCAGAAGAAGCTGCAGGCAATTCGTGACTCGACCCCCATCACTCACGGCCTCCGCTATggcacgctgctggagatCGGTAACAAGAGCCCGACCGGCGTCGTCACCCTCGTTCACGGTCTGGGCGACTCCGCTTACGGCTGGGAGAGCGTCGGCCACGAACTCTTGCGCCGCCTGCCTcaccttctctttctgcTGCCTACCGCCCCGTCACGGAGCGTGACGATCAACGGCGGCATGTCGATGCCTGCTTGGTACGACATCATAGACATGTGCAACAGCGGCCTGCTCAGCGGCCGGCAGGATGTCGCCTCCGTCCGACAGTCCTGCGACTATGTGCGTAGCATCGCCCACGTGGCAACGAAGAAGTATGGCAtcgcgccgcagcgtgtTGTCTACAGTGGCTTCTCCCAGGGCGCGGCTGTCTCACTCTGCACTGGGCTGACGGCGCACATCGCCCCGGCTGGCATCGCGTGCATGTCCGGCTACCTAGCTGCGTGCACGGATGTGCTGCCGCGCATTGTGCAGAAAGCCGTTCCTATCACCATGTTCCACGGCCGTCAAGACCCCGTTGTGCCCATTTCCGCCGCGAAGGAGACGAAGGAGATATTGGAGAAGGACGGCGGTGTCGCCCCGATCAGCTTCCTGGAGTACGACATGGATCACTCCACCCTCCCGCAGGAGATCAACGACCTCACCTCGTTCTTATCTCGCGTTCTGCCGGAAAAGTTCTAA
- a CDS encoding inhibitor of cysteine peptidase — translation MRPKMTAPLTIKDNNKCLNVHVGSTIEIHLKGNPTTGYMWTRAGFGGKEMLSDEHLEVVSKYTPTPVSGPMVGVGGSYTVLVKPLRKGHHTMELVYMRPFEGLKPENERYTLHLDVE, via the coding sequence atgcgACCAAAAATGACCGCCCCGCTCACTATCAAGGACAACAACAAGTGCTTGAACGTGCACGTCGGCAGCACGATCGAGATTCACCTGAAGGGCAACCCTACCACTGGCTACATGTGGACGCGTGCCGGTTTTGGGGGCAAGGAGATGCTTAGCGATGAGCACCTGGAGGTCGTTTCCAAGTACACGCCGACACCAGTCTCGGGTCCTATGGTGGGGGTTGGTGGCTCCTACACGGTGCTCGTGAAACCGCTGAGAAAGGGCCATCACACGATGGAGCTGGTCTACATGCGCCCTTTCGAGGGACTCAAGCCAGAGAACGAGAGGTACACGTTGCACCTCGACGTGGAGTAG